AATTTTTCAATAAGATAACCTCTCTTGGAGATACTTTCCCCGTAGCAACTTTCGATATCAGTCGTTCGATATCGGAAATTTGTTTTAATTGGTAGGTTACAGTTTCAGAAAAAGTATCGTCATCAATTAAAAACTTCACTAATTCGTGTCGCTTCTGAATTTGGTCTAAATCTTTTAACGGAAGCGCTAACCAACGTTTTAACAAACGCCCTCCCATTGGAGAAATCGTTTTATCAATTACATCTAGTAACGAAACCGAGTTCACCGAATTACCTCCGTATAACTCTAAGTTTTTTACTGTAAAGCGATCCATCCACACATAATTATCTTCCGCAATTCTGCTAATAGATTGTATGTGTTCTATTTTGTTGTGTTGTGTTTCCGATAAGTAATACATTGCTGCACCACCTGCCACAATTCCGTATTCTAATTCTTCAACCCCAAATCCTTTTAATGTTTTTACCTTAAAGTGATTTCGAAGTAATTCATCTCCATAATCTTTTTGAAACACCCAATCATCCAAATAAAATGTATGAAAACGATTGGTAAAAGCTTCTAAAAATCGTTGCTTGTGTTTCTTTTCAACCAAAACTTCACTAGGTGTAAAATTTTGTAAAAGCTTATCGATGTATTCTTCATTTCCTTGTGCAATGAGAAATTCTCCAGTTGACACATCTAAAAACGAAACTCCTAATAGCTTTTTCCCAAAATGAACTGCTGCTAAAAAGTTGTTTGATTTTGATTGTAACACCTCATCATTCAACGCAACTCCAGGGGTCACTAATTCTGTAACTCCTCGTTTTACAATCTTTTTAGTCATTTTTGGATCTTCTAACTGATCACAAATAGCAACACGTAATCCAGATTTTACTAACTTAGGTAAATAGGTATTTAAAGAATGGTGCGGAAATCCTGCCAACGCAGTTTCACTTTCGCTACCACTTCCTCTTTTGGTTAAAATAATACCTAAAACTTCCGATGCCTTTACCGCATCCTCTCCAAAGGTTTCATAAAAATCGCCTACTCTAAATAACAACATCGCATCCGGATATTTTGCTTTAATTCCGTTGTACTGTTGCATTAATGGAGTTACCTTTTTTGCCTTTGTTTTTGCCAAGTTTGTGGATTTTTTGGGTTAGTTTTGCGAAGATAGAAAAAAGTCTTTAGTCATTAGCTTTTAGTCATTAGCTTTTAGCTATTGACCTCAAAAAGTTACCTAACAAAAATGAGAAAATTAAAAAACAGCGAACTAGGTAGAAAAACCGTTGAAGAGTTTAAACAAACTAATAAAACCCCTATAATTGTAGTATTGGATAATATCCGTAGTTTGAATAATGTAGGTTCTGTTTTTAGAACTTCGGATGCTTTTTTAATTGAAAAAATTTACTTGTGTGGTATTACAGCAACTCCACCTAACAAAGAAATTCATAAAACTGCTTTAGGCGCTACTGAATCTGTAGATTGGGAATATATTGAAAACACTATAGACTTGGTTGAAAAACTACAAGCCGAAAATGTAAAGGTCTTATCTGTGGAACAAGCTGAAAATAGTACGATGTTAGATACTTTCACCCCTGAAACTAACCAAAAGTATGCGGTAGTGTTTGGTAACGAAGTAAAAGGTGTACAACAAGAAGTCGTTTCTGCTTCTGACATGTGTATCGAAATACCTCAACTAGGTACCAAACACTCTTTAAATATTTCGGTGAGCTGTGGCGTAGTGTTGTGGGATTTGTTTACTAAAATGAAAACGAAGTAATCTTCTTATTTAGAGTTTATAACTTCTTTTTTACAATAATACTATTTATTCTACTTTTAAAAGTAGAGTGTTAAATTTTTGACTTTCTCCTAAAAACCTATTACATTAGACACTTGATTACCCCCATCCCCAAGAGTTATTTTGTAATTAAAAACCCTATTTAACATGGAAAACAAGTACTTAAAAGAAACAGCAATGAGTTTAAGCCCTGATACGGTTGATGATCCTACAACAAGTGGTGATAATACAGGAGGAGATGGTGGTAGTCAAGGTGGAGACGGTAAGTAACCCTTAGCAAACAATATTAAAATTACTTTTGTAACACTTAAATTAAAACCATTACTTTTGAAAAGTAATGGTTTTGTTTTTAAAAAAATGAATAAACTATTTTTTTTTATAGTATTTTATTCTTCTTTTCTTTTTGCTCAACAAAAAGAGCAAGATTCTGTTTCTTTTTATTTAGAAAAGGCAAATAAAACATATCGTAATAAAAAAATACCTTTTCTCAAAAAAGCGACATATTTTGCTAAACAATCAGGGGTTAATTCCCTAATTAAAAAGTCAAATATTGAATTAGGAGTACAAGGCTTTTATAACAATTCCCTTAACGATGTTCAATATGCAAATAAAAATATTTACAACTTATATCATAGCACTAAAGATTCTACGTTATTAGCAAAGCATCTACACTTTAAAGCCCTAGAACAAAGAGTACTACTAAATATTGATAGCGCTTATTTTTATTACCATCAATCAAAAGATATTTCAAAAAAGTTAAACGACTCACTAGCCGTTGGTAGACGTTTATTAAGTATAGGGCTTATACAAAAAGATGTTAAGGATTATTTAGGAGCTGAAATCAGCCTAATTGAAGCTTTAAAATATTTAGAACCTATAAAATCTTATCAATATCTAGAAAGAGTATATAATAGTTTGGGGCTTGTTTCAGGAGAACTTAATTTAAAACATGAAGCTTTAAAACATTATGATACAGCTATTAAAATAAACAAAGAAAATAAAAATAGTGTTGGTTATTTATATATAACTAATAATATTGGCCTTCTGTATCAAAAACAAAAAAAACATCAAAAAGCTGTTAATTTCTTCAAAAAAGGATTGGCCTTTGATAGTATTAAACACAAATATCCGACTCAATATGCTTTATTATTAGAAAACCTTGCTTCAAGTAATTTTTTACTAGGCAACAAAAAAAATGTATTACAACAATATAATGAAGTTCTTACTCTTCGTAAAAAATTAAAAGACTATAGTGGTCTTTGTACCACACATATAAACATTTCTGATTATTACAAAAACCTTAATCAAACTAATAAAGCTCTATTTCATGCTAATGAAGCTTTACAATATGCCCAACAAACCCAAAACAATAAACGTTGGTTAGAGGCTTTAAAAAACCTTTCAGAACTTACAAAAGGAGAAGAATCAAAACAGTATTTAGAAGAGTACATTACCTTAAATGACAGTTTGTTTCAAAACGAGCGTAGGTTAAAAAATCAATTTGCTAAAATTAGATATGAAACCGATAAGAAAGAAAAAGAAAATGTGGTTTTAAAAACGGAAAATCAACAAAAGCAAGCAGAAATACTTTATCATAAACAACAAAAAACGATAGGGTGGCTAGCTGCTGCTGTTGGTCTTTTACTATTTGGTTTTAGTGTTATGTTTTATTTTCAACGTAGAAGAAAGTTATTGTATCAAGCACAACTACAACAAGTACAAGTAAGAGAACATGAACGCAAACAAATAGCTAAATCTTTGCATGATGAAGTAGCAGGAGATTTACGCTTACTACATCGTAAGTTAGAAAAGTCTAATTTATTAGAAGAAGCTCAAAAATTAGATGCAGTAAAAGAAAATGTACGTAATTTATCACATCAACTAAGTAGTGTTAGTTTTGATAAGGTTTCCTTTAAAAATCAAATTATTAATTTAGTGAGTGATTATTTTGACCCTGATTTTAAAATAAAGGTAAACGGATTACAAAACTATAATTGGACTACAGTTGATAATTCCATAAAGCGTTTGTTGTACCTAAGCGCTCGAGAAAGCATCCAAAACTGTAAAAAGTATGCAAAAGCAAGTACGATAATTATCAATTTTTCTGTACATAAAAAATACGTACATTTGGGTATTATTGATGATGGTATTGGTTTCGATACCAAGATTAGTAAAAAAGGAATTGGTTTACAAAACCTACAAGAGCGCATTGAAGAGTTAAACGGAACGTTAACCATTAATAGTGAAGTAGGTAAAGGAACCCAAACCGATATTCAAATACCCCTAAATGGCTGGACAAACAAAAATACTTTTAGTTGATGACCATCAGTTAATTCTTGAAGGAATTCTTTCATATTTGAAAGATATAGATGGTTTAGAGATTGAAACGGCAAATTCATGTGACGAAGCTTTTTCTAAAATAAAATCAAGTTTAAACGAAAATCCATTTCATATTGTTTTTACCGATTTGAGTTTTGATAATCAAAGTAAAAATGTTGTTTTAGATGGTGGAGAAGCTTTTATAAAGTCTATACTTAAAGAAGAAATTCCTATTAAAGTAGGTGTAATTACAGGGCACTCTGAAACAAACAGAATTTTTAATGTAATACATAATTTAAACCCTTCTGCCTATATTTTAAAAGGAAAGTGTAGCACTGATGAGCTAACCTTTGCTATTCAAAAAATGTTAAAAGGAGAGGTATATTATACGCATGAAATCCATCAAAAACTTTTAAAAAGAGCTTTAGTAGAAATACAAATGGATGATATTGCCATCCAAATTTTAAAAGAGCTTCCTAAACATGCTAAAATTTCTAATCTAGAAGGTTTAATTAAAAAAAGTGATGGGTCATTAATTAAAGTCCGCTCTATAGAAAGCAAACTTTCTAAGCTTAGAACAGATCTACAAGCCAATAACAATACAGACCTAGTATTAAAAGCAAAAGAATTAGGAATTATAGATTAACCCTTATTGCGGAAATACGCATTTATTTTTACGGTTATCCCTTTTTACACATTAGAAACAAAGAATACTTTCGCAAAAGAATTCAAAACCATTGTTGGGAAGAATCTTGAAAGAGAGAGAATATAAAAAAAAGCCTTTAGATATCTAGAGGCTTTTTTGTTTGAAAATAGCTCCTTTTTAACCTCTTGCGGAAAACCACACTTTTTTTTGCGGAAATACCCTTTTTTAGCCTTCAATCTCTCTTTACATTTGTAACATCTTCTTTTCAAGATTAATTGAAAAAAGACATTTAAGGGGAATAATGAACCTTCTAGAATTTCTAGAAGGTTTTTTTATGCTCTTTCGGAAAATTGCATTTTTAACTTCGGAAATCCCGTTTTATACCTCTGATTATCAACATATATTTGTAGTGTTCATTCTTTAATGACAATTAATTTAAGGGGAATTAAATTATTTTAAAAATGGGAAAATTACTACTACGCAAGACGAGCAAAGGTTTAAACACTTTACTTTCAGTTTTAGCCGAATTCGGTAAAGGTGCTGGATATGCTCTAAGACACTAAAAGTTAACTAACCAAACTTAAACGTGTAAACCTTCTAGAAGTTCTAGAAGGTTTTTTTTATTACATATGACTAAAATTGTAAATTAGGCGTTTAATCATTTTATGCCTAAATGACTCAAAAATATATTATTGCTCTAGACCAAGGAACAACTAGTTGTCGTACAGTTATTCTTAATAAAGAAGAAAAGATTATAGCAAAAACTCAACAAGAGTTTCAACAAATATTCCCGCAACCTGGTTGGGTAGAACATGATGCTAATGAAATTTTACAAACTCAGTTAAAAACCTTACAACAAGCTCTTGAGCAGGCTAAAATATCACCTTCACAAATAGCAGGAATAGGTATTACTAATCAGCGTGAAACAACTGTAGTTTGGAATAAAAACACAGGTAAACCAATATACAATGCTATTGTTTGGCAAGACAAACGGACTGCTGATACTTGCGAGTTGCTTAAGGAAACTGGACTCGAAAACTATGTGCGTAAAACTACTGGATTGGTAATTGACAGTTATTTTTCTGCAACTAAAATTCATTGGGTATTAAATCATGTAGATGGAGCTCAAGAAGAAGCTGAAAAAGGAAATTTGTTATTTGGAACTATTGATTCTTGGCTCTTGTGGAACTTAACCAATGGAAAAGTTCATGCAACAGACTATAGCAATGCATCACGTACCATGCTATATAATATAAAAAACTTGTGTTGGGATGAAACCTTAGTAAAAGAACTAAACATTCCAATTTCAATGTTACCTGAAGTAAAACCTTCATCTTTTCATTTTGGAAACTACGAATTAGAAGGAGTTCAAATTCCAATTGCTGGAATAGCAGGAGATCAGCAATCTGCACTATTCGGACAAGCATGTTTTAAAAAAGGAGAAGCAAAAAACACCTACGGAACAGGGTGTTTTATGTTGATGAACACAGGGGAAAACTTAGAATATTCTGAAAACGGTTTGATTTCTACGATTGCCTGGGGAATTAACAACAAAGTGTATTATGCTCTCGAAGGAAGTGTTTTTGTTGCTGGTTCAGCAATTCAATGGTTACGAGATGGACTACAAATTATTAATAATGCTGAAGAAAGTGAACTTTTTGCTGAAAAAGTTACCGAAGAAAACCCAATTTACGTAGTTCCTGCTTTTGCTGGCTTGGGTGCTCCGTATTGGGATATGTACGCTAGAGGTGCTGTTTTTGGTTTGACTCGTGATACAGGAAAAAATCACTTAATTAAAGCCACATTACAATCATTAGCTTATCAAACCAAAGATATTTTAGATGTTATGCAAAAAGATAGCATGCTTCAACTCTCTTCTTTAAAAGTAGATGGCGGAGCATGTGCTAATAATTTACTGATGCAATTTCAGGCAGACATCTTAAATGTAGCTGTAGAGCGTCCTGAAGAAATTGAGACCACCGTAATGGGAGCTGCTTATTTGGCTGGATTCTGTGTTGGTTTTTGGCAACAAAGCGACATAATTAACAAAAGAAAAATAGACAAAACATTTACCCCTTCTTTCTCTAAAGAAAAAAGAGAAAAATTATACCGTACTTGGCAAAAAGCTGTTGAACGTACTAAAGATTGGATTGATTAAAAAATAAAAATCATGGCAAAGTTTTACGATAAAATAACAACTAGAATTCAACAGTTTATTGAAGCACAAAAGCTCTTTTTTGTTGCTACAGCAGCAAAAGAAGGACGAATTAATCTTTCTCCAAAAGGAATGGACACCTTTAGGATACTTAACGAAAATACAGTAGCTTGGTTAAGTGTTACAGGAAGCGGTAACGAAACCTCTGCACATTTGTTAGCTGACAACCGAATAACAATTATGTTTTGTGCTTTTGAAGGAGCTCCAAACATACTCAGGTTATATGGAAAAGCAGAAGAAATTCTTCCAATTCATGATAAATGGGAAAATTATGTCAAGTTATTTCCTAAACTTCCAGGTACTCGTCAAATATTTATTGTTTCTGTTGAAAACGTACAAACCTCTTGCGGAATGTCTATTCCTTTTTATGAATACCAAGGAGAACGAAATCAATTAAATGATTGGGCTATTGAAAAAGGTGAAGAAGGAATTAAACAATATTGGAATGACAGAAACCAAACTAGTATCGATGGCTTTGACTCTTTATTAAAAAAGTAATACCTATTTACACATCTAACTAGTAAACTTTCTTTATAAAATGATTAATTAACCATTCAAAATGACACAAAAAACACTGCTATTTCTAATGTTTAGTATACTTCTTTTTTCTTGTAAAAAAAGTAAAACTACAGTTCTTAAAAAAAACACGAATAAAATTATTTGGAGCCTTGAAGCATTAGAAAGCAAAGCTAACCAACACCTAGATAATACAAAATGGGACTCGGTTTTGTTTAAACAAGATATTGAAACGTATGAAAAATACACTGAAGTCTTTGAAAGTTACCCACTAAACAAATCGCCTTTTCCTGTAGCCGAATACGATTATGCCGTTTCTAGTGTTCCTTTTATTATTGAAAAGGAAAAATATATTTTTAAAGGAGTTCGAATTGGTGAATTTATAAGCCCTGATAGTGATAAAGTTATAGAAAAACTAACATTAATCATCTTAACAAATGATAAAAAAACTGAAGAAACAACCTTAGTAGATTCAAGAAACTATCCTTATTTAACAGCTCAAGGGTATTTTAAAACATCAAATAATAAATTTGATTGGGTTTTTTCTTCTAGCCCTGACGGTTTTTCAATCTTACTTTTAAATATGAAACTATTTGATTTAAGATTTGGAGAAACTATTATTATTTATCCTCAAAAAGATAAATCTTTTCTTTATGAACAAATTAAAGATTCTCCAAATAATTATGAAAGTTTTGAGGAGTATAAAACCGTAATTCTGAATAATCCAAAAGTAAAAAACAACTTACTTCCTAAAAAAAATCTTTTTTACTAAATTCTTTACTTTATTTAAAAACCCTGATAAAAATCATGTTTTTACTTAAACTATGCTTGTACTTTTGAGACAGTAAAGTATAAGAAGAAATGGTACAATTAATGAACATCCCAATGGTATCTTGGACAAACGGAACCATTATGATGATTATTTTCGGTTTAGTTTGTATAGGTTTAGTAGCCGCTCTTTTAATTCTTGTTAATGGTGGCAAGAAGAAAGGGTAGGTAAATTTAGTTTTAATAGTTGATTGAAGAAGCACTCTTTAATAATGTGTTAGTGGTTTAACGTTTGAGTGCTTCTTCTTCTTTTTTATTTGAATGCATTTAATCCTGTGATATCCAATCCTGTGATTAATAAATGTACATCGTGCGTTCCTTCGTAGGTTATTACACTTTCTAAATTCATTGCATGCCTCATAATTGAATATTCTCCAGAAATACCCATTGCACCTAACACTTGTCTTGCTTCACGTGCTATTTTTAATGCCATGTCCACATTGTTTCGTTTCGCCATAGATATTTGTGCTGATGTTGCACGACCCTCATTTTTTAATACTCCTAAACGCCAAGTTAACAACTGTCCTTTCGTAATTTCGGTAATCATTTCCGCTAGCTTTTTTTGTTGTAACTGAAACTGTCCTATTGGTTTTCCAAATTGTGTACGTTCTTTCGCATAACGTAACGCTGTGTCGTAACAATCCATTGCAGCACCAATAGCCCCCCAAGCAATACCATAACGTGCAGAATCAAGACACAACAATGGCGCTCCTAACCCAGATTTATTAGGTAATAAGTTTTCTTTTGGAACTTTTACATTATCAAAAATTAACTCCCCAGTAATAGATGCTCTTAACGACCACTTGTTGTGAGTTTCTGGTGTAGAAAAACCTTCCATACCACGTTCTACTATCAAACCATGAATACGACCTTCTTCATTTTTTGCCCATACAACTGCTACATCACAAATTGGCGCATTTGAAATCCACATCTTTGCTCCATTCAACAAATAATGGTCTCCCATGTCTTTAAACTTAGTCTCCATTCCTCCAGGGTTACTACCATGATTAGGTTCTGTTAACCCAAAACTTCCCATCCATTCACCAGAAGCTAATTTTGGTAAATATTTTTGTCGTTGAGCTTCGGTTCCGTAGTTATAAATAGGCCCCATAACAAGAGAGGACTGTACTGAAGCAGTAGATCGAATTCCACTATCACCTCTTTCTAGCTCTTGCATAATTAACCCATAAGAAATTTGGTCTAACCCAGCACCATCGTACTCTTCAGGAATATAAGATCCAAAAGCTCCCACTTCTGCCAATCCGTTAATTAATTCCTTTGGAAACTCAGCACGTTGTGCATATTCTTCTATAATTGGAGACAAGTTTTTCTTAACCCATTCACGAGCTGTATCGCGAACAAGTTTATGTTCATCAGTTAATAAATCATTTACTTGATAATAATCTGGCGCTTGAAATAAATCAGACTTCATAAATATGTTTTAAAATTAATTCTACTAATTGTATAAGAGAAATGTAAAATTAATCGCGATTTGTTTTTTGTGGTTTCTTAAAAGAATTGTTTCAAAAATACTTAAAAAAATGGTTATTCGTGCAGGTTTGCGTATGTTTGTACTAATGAGATTTACTTTAGGAAAAGAGGAGCGTTTAAAAAGCAAAAAGCTCATAGGAAGACTATATGAGGAGGGAAAAGTGATAAAAGTTTTTCCACTAAGAATGGTATATATACAAACCGAACATACCTCTAAATTTCCTGTACAAGTTGGAGTTTCTGTACCTAAACGTAATTTTAAAAAAGCAGTGGATAGAAATCGTATAAAACGATTACTTCGTGAAACCTACCGTAAAGAAAAGCATACTATTTATGAGACTCTAGATAAACCATATGTGTTTATGATTTCTTATCTTGCAAGAGATGAATGGAAATATGCCGATATAGAGCATAAAATGAAGAAATTATTAACACAGTTTATTACAGAAGTTACTCAAGATGAAAAATAGAAAATTCCTTTTTTTTAGTTCCCTTATAGTCATCTCCCTTTTCCTTTCTTTTCAATCTCGTTTTTTTGAGATTGCGAAACAAATTGAAATCTACAACAACCTTTTTAAAGAGTTGAACATTAATTATATTGATGAAATCAACCCTGGTGATTTAACTGACAAGGCGATAAAAAACACCCTTAAAAATTTAGATCCATACACTAATTTTTACAACGAACAAGATGTTGAAGATGCACGTATTCGTCGTGAAGGTGAATATGGAGGTATTGGTATTTCTACATTTTACACCAAAAGAGGAATTGTGGTTTCTGAAATTTATAAAGGTTTTTCGGCTGATAAAGCTGGCTTAAAAGCAGGTGATATTATTACTAATGTAAATGGACAAGAATTAGCTGCTTTGGAGAGAAATCAATTTTCACAAATGTTAAAAGGAGTTCCAGGGAAACAACTTTCTTTACAAGTAGAAAGAAACGGTCAAACAAAAAGTGTGTCAGTTAAACTTGATAAAGTTGTTTTAGATCCTGTTCCTTTTTACGATATGATTGATACTGAAACAGGATATATAGTTTTAACACGATTTATCAGTCAAAAAGCTACTGAAAGTGTTGTGAACGCATTTGGTGATCTTAAAAAAAGAGGAATGAAAAAGTTAGTCTTTGACTTAAGATATAACCCTGGTGGTTCTTTATTTGATGCAATAAACATTACCAATTTATTTATTCCTAAAGGTTTAAAGGTTGTAGATACTCGTGGAAAAACTCAAAAAAACAGTAGAACCTATAAAACAAATAAAGCTCCTTTAGATGCTGAAATTCCTATTGTAGTTTTAATTAATGGCCGATCGGCTTCTGCTTCAGAAATTGTTTCAGGTGCTTTGCAAGATTACGACCGAGCAGTAATTATGGGAGAGCGCTCTTTTGGAAAAGGGTTAGTACAACGTTACTTTGATTTAAGTTATGGAACCCAAATGAAAATTACAATTTCTAAATATTACACCCCAAGCGGACGTTGTATTCAAGAATTAGATTATGCCAATAGGGATCCAAAAACAGGTGAAGTACCTAAGTTTTCTGATGCTACTCTTAATGAATTCACAACTCAAAACGGACGAAAAGTATATGATGGTGGAGGGGTAACTCCAGATATAACAAGTAATTTTTCGAAAAAAACAGAAGAAACAGATGATTTACTAAAATCAAGAGCAATATTCAATTTTGTAACTGATTTCACATATCAAAATCCTAGTTTATCTACTGAAAACTATACTTTTTCTTCTTCTGATTTCAATAACTTTAAAGAGTATTTACTTCGCAAAGACACCGCTTTTGTATCTAAAGAAGAGAAGCTTTTTCAGAAAGCATACGAATCAGTAGAAAACAACAACAAAATCACTTCTGAATATAACGCGATTATCCAACAATTAAAAGCAGCTAAAGTTGCTAAAGTTTTGGTTAATGAAGATCTTCTATCAAAAGAAATTGAAAATGAAATTATTGAGCGTTATGCGTACAAAGAAGGAATGTATAAGCATTTATTTAAAAATGATATAACTATAAAAAATGCTGTTAACTTGCTAAATAATCCTAAAAAATATAACAGTATTTTAAAAAAATAGCTTCTTTAACATAATTTGTATATTTGTACTTTAAAAACATATGTCAAAACCTATCCTAAAAGAACGTACAAGAGCCCAAGAATCTACAAATGCTATTGAGCGTTTATACATTTCAATGCGACACTTATTTAGTCGCGGTTTTTACAAACCAATGGGTGTTTCTGGTGAAACCTTACGCAAATCACTATTGTCTTTACGTCCAGAAATTTATGGTTCTATTGCAGAAAACAAAACTGAATTAAACGGACTGGTATACGTTATTGAACGCTTACCTGAAGGAATTGAAGAATGTCAGTTTATTTATTTAACTGCTGACGAAGGATATCGTAATTCAAAATTCAAAGCAATTATTCCTCCTAAAAGAAGAAGAAACTGCTACCGTATTGATAAAAATCAAATGAATATTGAAATTACTAGAGGTCGCTCAGAAATTTATGACATTCTTACTCATTTGACATTTTTATTTATTGAATCTCACAAAATTAAAGACCGTGTAGTTTTTAATAATGGAGAAAGTTTTATTCGTGAATGGCTATTATTAGAAGATATTGTAATACACAATAAAACACTTACGGATGAAGAAAAAGATGTAATTGTTGTACACCTTGGTAATATTTTAGGAAGAACTTACGATGAAGTATATGATGCTTACAACACGTTTGCAACAGAAGAAAATCCTAATAGATTTTTTCATCTCATTTATTGGTTAGGTAAGCTTGCTATTAATGAAGCTTTATACGACCAAAAACGTTCAATTAAATTCAGTTCTGTTTTAATTGAAGAAATTGGACACCACTATTATGGAGAGATATGGGCTAACAACATTAAAAAAGTATTGTTAGACAACGAATTAATAGAGCGCCCTATTCATATAATCAGTGCGAATATGCACAGTGTAATGAATAGTATTTATGCTCAAAATGCTTTACCAAAAGAAGCTAAAAAACATAAAGATTTTCAACTTTTTGAAGTATTAAGTAATGCCAATAG
The nucleotide sequence above comes from Tenacibaculum singaporense. Encoded proteins:
- a CDS encoding RNA methyltransferase, which gives rise to MRKLKNSELGRKTVEEFKQTNKTPIIVVLDNIRSLNNVGSVFRTSDAFLIEKIYLCGITATPPNKEIHKTALGATESVDWEYIENTIDLVEKLQAENVKVLSVEQAENSTMLDTFTPETNQKYAVVFGNEVKGVQQEVVSASDMCIEIPQLGTKHSLNISVSCGVVLWDLFTKMKTK
- a CDS encoding tetratricopeptide repeat-containing sensor histidine kinase, translating into MNKLFFFIVFYSSFLFAQQKEQDSVSFYLEKANKTYRNKKIPFLKKATYFAKQSGVNSLIKKSNIELGVQGFYNNSLNDVQYANKNIYNLYHSTKDSTLLAKHLHFKALEQRVLLNIDSAYFYYHQSKDISKKLNDSLAVGRRLLSIGLIQKDVKDYLGAEISLIEALKYLEPIKSYQYLERVYNSLGLVSGELNLKHEALKHYDTAIKINKENKNSVGYLYITNNIGLLYQKQKKHQKAVNFFKKGLAFDSIKHKYPTQYALLLENLASSNFLLGNKKNVLQQYNEVLTLRKKLKDYSGLCTTHINISDYYKNLNQTNKALFHANEALQYAQQTQNNKRWLEALKNLSELTKGEESKQYLEEYITLNDSLFQNERRLKNQFAKIRYETDKKEKENVVLKTENQQKQAEILYHKQQKTIGWLAAAVGLLLFGFSVMFYFQRRRKLLYQAQLQQVQVREHERKQIAKSLHDEVAGDLRLLHRKLEKSNLLEEAQKLDAVKENVRNLSHQLSSVSFDKVSFKNQIINLVSDYFDPDFKIKVNGLQNYNWTTVDNSIKRLLYLSARESIQNCKKYAKASTIIINFSVHKKYVHLGIIDDGIGFDTKISKKGIGLQNLQERIEELNGTLTINSEVGKGTQTDIQIPLNGWTNKNTFS
- a CDS encoding response regulator, whose protein sequence is MAGQTKILLVDDHQLILEGILSYLKDIDGLEIETANSCDEAFSKIKSSLNENPFHIVFTDLSFDNQSKNVVLDGGEAFIKSILKEEIPIKVGVITGHSETNRIFNVIHNLNPSAYILKGKCSTDELTFAIQKMLKGEVYYTHEIHQKLLKRALVEIQMDDIAIQILKELPKHAKISNLEGLIKKSDGSLIKVRSIESKLSKLRTDLQANNNTDLVLKAKELGIID
- the glpK gene encoding glycerol kinase GlpK; protein product: MTQKYIIALDQGTTSCRTVILNKEEKIIAKTQQEFQQIFPQPGWVEHDANEILQTQLKTLQQALEQAKISPSQIAGIGITNQRETTVVWNKNTGKPIYNAIVWQDKRTADTCELLKETGLENYVRKTTGLVIDSYFSATKIHWVLNHVDGAQEEAEKGNLLFGTIDSWLLWNLTNGKVHATDYSNASRTMLYNIKNLCWDETLVKELNIPISMLPEVKPSSFHFGNYELEGVQIPIAGIAGDQQSALFGQACFKKGEAKNTYGTGCFMLMNTGENLEYSENGLISTIAWGINNKVYYALEGSVFVAGSAIQWLRDGLQIINNAEESELFAEKVTEENPIYVVPAFAGLGAPYWDMYARGAVFGLTRDTGKNHLIKATLQSLAYQTKDILDVMQKDSMLQLSSLKVDGGACANNLLMQFQADILNVAVERPEEIETTVMGAAYLAGFCVGFWQQSDIINKRKIDKTFTPSFSKEKREKLYRTWQKAVERTKDWID
- a CDS encoding pyridoxamine 5'-phosphate oxidase family protein; amino-acid sequence: MAKFYDKITTRIQQFIEAQKLFFVATAAKEGRINLSPKGMDTFRILNENTVAWLSVTGSGNETSAHLLADNRITIMFCAFEGAPNILRLYGKAEEILPIHDKWENYVKLFPKLPGTRQIFIVSVENVQTSCGMSIPFYEYQGERNQLNDWAIEKGEEGIKQYWNDRNQTSIDGFDSLLKK
- a CDS encoding acyl-CoA dehydrogenase family protein, with product MKSDLFQAPDYYQVNDLLTDEHKLVRDTAREWVKKNLSPIIEEYAQRAEFPKELINGLAEVGAFGSYIPEEYDGAGLDQISYGLIMQELERGDSGIRSTASVQSSLVMGPIYNYGTEAQRQKYLPKLASGEWMGSFGLTEPNHGSNPGGMETKFKDMGDHYLLNGAKMWISNAPICDVAVVWAKNEEGRIHGLIVERGMEGFSTPETHNKWSLRASITGELIFDNVKVPKENLLPNKSGLGAPLLCLDSARYGIAWGAIGAAMDCYDTALRYAKERTQFGKPIGQFQLQQKKLAEMITEITKGQLLTWRLGVLKNEGRATSAQISMAKRNNVDMALKIAREARQVLGAMGISGEYSIMRHAMNLESVITYEGTHDVHLLITGLDITGLNAFK
- the rnpA gene encoding ribonuclease P protein component → MVIRAGLRMFVLMRFTLGKEERLKSKKLIGRLYEEGKVIKVFPLRMVYIQTEHTSKFPVQVGVSVPKRNFKKAVDRNRIKRLLRETYRKEKHTIYETLDKPYVFMISYLARDEWKYADIEHKMKKLLTQFITEVTQDEK
- a CDS encoding S41 family peptidase, which codes for MNINYIDEINPGDLTDKAIKNTLKNLDPYTNFYNEQDVEDARIRREGEYGGIGISTFYTKRGIVVSEIYKGFSADKAGLKAGDIITNVNGQELAALERNQFSQMLKGVPGKQLSLQVERNGQTKSVSVKLDKVVLDPVPFYDMIDTETGYIVLTRFISQKATESVVNAFGDLKKRGMKKLVFDLRYNPGGSLFDAINITNLFIPKGLKVVDTRGKTQKNSRTYKTNKAPLDAEIPIVVLINGRSASASEIVSGALQDYDRAVIMGERSFGKGLVQRYFDLSYGTQMKITISKYYTPSGRCIQELDYANRDPKTGEVPKFSDATLNEFTTQNGRKVYDGGGVTPDITSNFSKKTEETDDLLKSRAIFNFVTDFTYQNPSLSTENYTFSSSDFNNFKEYLLRKDTAFVSKEEKLFQKAYESVENNNKITSEYNAIIQQLKAAKVAKVLVNEDLLSKEIENEIIERYAYKEGMYKHLFKNDITIKNAVNLLNNPKKYNSILKK